A segment of the Flavobacterium azooxidireducens genome:
TATTTATTTGTTGGGAAATGATTCAGCACCAACGAAAGAACTTCTTCCCAAAAAAGAACTTCTTCCCAAAAAAGAAATCGCTCAACGAGAAATTGTGGAAGACGAAGAAAAACCCTGTGTCTTTATGTCCTTAATGGGCGAACAACCAATTGAAGGTGCAGCCACAGTAAAAACGAATTCCAAATTCATCGAAACCATTTCCAAAGGCGAATTATGGCTCATTGAAGCCCAAAACTCCGATGGCGGTTGGGGAGCCGGTTCTCGCAACAATCAATCCGAAAGAAATCCACACGCCGTTTCGTCCGATCCTGCTACAACAGCAATGTCGGCGATGGCATTGTATCGCTGCGGACATTCGATGGAGAAAGGCGAGCACAAAGAAACCCTTAAAAAATCAGTTTTATTTCTGTTAAACGAAATCGAAAAGAACCAAAATTCTCCTTACATCACGCAAATTCGAGGAACGCAAATTCAAGGAAAATTAGGCGAACACATTGATGCCATTCTCACGTTGCAATTCTTCAATCAATTGCTTCCTACTCTAAAAGATAATTCAATCAAAGCACGAGTAAAAGACGGCATTCAAGTTTGTGTCGATAAAATCGAAAAATCAATGGGCGATTCCGGTAAAGTCGGTAGCTCCGGTTGGGCAGGTGTGTTGCAATCCTCTTTTGCGAATTCCAGTTTAGAAATGGCTTCCAAAAACGAAGGCATCAAAGTTGATAAAGACAAAATTCAAAAAGCCAGAGAATACCAAAAAAGCAATTACAATCCCGAAAGTCAGTCGGCCAAAACCGAAGACGGAGCCGGAATTATGTTGTATGCCGTGAGCAGTTCGGTACGCAACAGTGCCGAAGAAGCCAAAGAAGTCAACCAATTGTTTAAAAAAGCCAAAGCCGAAGGCAAAATTGAAAGAGATGCCGTTTTAAACGAACAAAATTTAGAACGTTTAGGCTATTCCAAAGAAAAAGCAAAGTCGTATGATGTGGCAAATAAAGTTTATAATTCTGCCAAAGTAACCGCTATGAAAGAAGATGTATTATCCGGTTTTGGCAACAACGGTGGCGAAGAATTCCTAAGCTTCCTTCAAACCGGCGAATCGATGGTGGTGAATCACGACGACGACTGGAAAAAATGGTACGACAACATCGGCGGCCGAATGATGCAAATTCAAAATGCAGACGGGAGCTGGAATGGTCATCACTGCATCACAAGTCCTTCCTTTTGTACGGCGACTTGTTTGATGATTCTTTCGATAGAAAATGACATCAAAAACCTTCAAAAATAAAATACTAATCTTAAAACACAATCGTATGAAAAATGTAATTTTAACCTTCGCCCTGTTATCGTCTTGCTTACTATTTAGCAATTGCGAGAACAAAAAAGAAACCTTAGCTATCAATCCACAACCTGAAACAACTGTGGTAGCAACAGCCGAAACCAAAATTCAAGTGGCTTTATTATTAGATACTTCGAGCAGTATGGATGGTTTGATTGAACAAGCCAAGTCGCGTTTGTGGAACATCGTGAACACCTTGACCACATTGAAATACGAAGGCAAAAGTCCGGAAATTCAAATTGCGTTATACGAATACGGCAACAGCGGATTGAGTATGCAATCCAATTATATCCGACAAATTACGCCGTTGAGCACCGATTTGGATTTGATTTCGGAACAACTGTTTGCGTTGCGAACCAACGGCGGTTACGAATATTGCGGAGCTGTGATTAAAGAATCCGTTGATAAATTGACTTGGGATGATCATCAAAAGAGTATGAAACTCGTGTATATTGCCGGAAACGAACCGTTTAATCAAGGTAACATCAACTATAAAGAAGCCATTGCCGATGCGTTGAAAAAAGACATTTTTATCAACACGATTTTCTGTGGGGATGCTACCGAAGGGATTTCTACCTTTTGGAAAGACGGTGCCGATGTGGGCAAAGGAAAATACTTTAACATTGATTACAACGCCAAAGTTCGCTATATCGTGACGCCTTATGACGACCGGATTTCGCAATGCAATGTGCGGTTGAATGCGACCTATATTGGCTATGGTGCAAAAGGAATGGAGAAAAAAAGAAGCCAAGAAGTGCAAGACGCCAATGCTGAATCGATTTCTACGGCCAATTATGCGGAGCGTTCCGTAAGTAAATCAAAAGCAGTGTATAAAAACGACAGTTGGGATTTGGTGGATAAAGCCAAAACCGATGCCAAAGCCTTAGACAATTTGAAAGAAGAAGAACTTCCGGCGGAACTAAAGAACAAATCGAAAGAAGAAATTAAAACGATTGTAACTCAGAAAACCAAAGAACGAGAAACCATTCAAAAAGAAATGACCGAGTTGGCCAAGAAACGTCAAGAATTTATTGACAACGAATCAAAAAACACCAAAACCCAAGACGATTTGGGCAATGCAATGGCAACGTCTATTCACAGTTTTGCCAAAGCAAAAGGCTATGTAGTGGTAAACTAATTTTAGTTGGATTGTGGTTGAACCGCCTTGAAGTAATTTGGGGTGGTTTTTTGTTTAATATAGTCTCTAATGATATCAATTTTGTTCAGTCTTGGTACTATAACCCGATACATGGACTTTAGGATGTAAAAATTGGCATCCTCTAACGCCAAATTCAAATTTATAAAATGGAGAAGCAGAAACCATTTCCTAAAAATAACATAAATCATTCTTATTTTAACTCAATCAATGACTAACTTGTTAATAATTAGCACCGTTTATATTTTTTTACTAATTTTACGTAATCCAAAACAAAAATGCTATGAAAAGAATACTACAATTATGTGTTTTACTGTTTGCATCAAGTGTTTTCTCGCAAACAGTTGGTTTGCAAACGTTTGCTTCCGGTTTTTCGAGTCCGGTTGCTCTAGTGAATGCAGGTGACGACCGTTTATTTGTGGTGCAACGAGGCGGTTTAATCCGTATTGTCAATGCAAACGGAACAATTAATACTACGCCGTTTTTATCCTTAACGTCAATCATTACTGCAGGTGGCGAACGCGGCTTGTTGGGCTTGGCTTTTCACCCTGATTATGCCACTAACGGACGCTTTTATGTGAATTACACCCGTTCTGGTGACGGAGCCACAGTAATTGCAAAATATACGGTGAGCACTACCGATCCAAACGTTGCCAATTCCGCTAGTGCCGAAATACTGTTGACTATTGCTCAACCGTTTTCTAATCACAATGGTGGTTCGCTTAATTTTGGTCCTGATGGTTATTTATACATTGGTATGGGCGATGGCGGTAGCGGTGGCGATCCTAATGGATATGGACAAAACCTGAACTCCTTGTTAGGCAAAATGCTTCGTATTGATGTAGATGGCGAAACCGGTTATGCAATTCCGGCAGACAACCCCTATGTTGGCATTGCCGGCGAAGATGAAATCTGGGCTGTTGGTGTGCGAAACCCTTGGAAATTCTCTTTCGACAGGCTAACCGGTGACATCTGGATTGCCGATGTGGGTCAGAATGCTATTGAAGAAATCAACAAAGCAACTTCCACCGAAGCGGGTTTAAATTACGGTTGGCGTTGTTATGAAGGAAATTCTGCCTATAATACTTCTGGCTGTGGAGCTTCGTCTAATTATACTTTTCCTATTGCACAGTACACGCATGCATCTACGGGTGGCTGCTCATTAACAGGAGGTTATGTGTACCGAGGAACAACCTATCCTGCACTTCAAAACAAATATGTTTTTGCCGATTATTGCAACAATAAAATTGGCTATATCGATGTGGATGGAGGCCCAATTACATGGACAGCCAATGCTTTTTCAGGAAATGTGGTTTCGTTTGGCGAAGATGTGAATGGCGAATTATATTGGGTCGGTATTTCGAATGGTGTGATTTCCAGAGTAATTGACACGAGTTTAAGTACAAATGATTTTCAACAAAATGGTTTGAGTTTATATCCTAATCCTGCCAATAATTCATTTACAATTCAGAATTCTAATTTGTTGAATTTAAACGAATTGACTATTTATGATTCGATGGGAAAAAGAGTTGCCAATCAAAAAATGGGTAACTTAGAATTGACTACTGTTGCTATTGATAACCTTACATCGGGATTGTATTTTGTTTCTGTTGAGGATGTGAATGGAGGTAGTTTTACTAGTAAATTGGTGGTGAAGTAATTCTATTCACGACATACTTACCTCAAACTTGTCATTCCGTAGGAATCTCATATAACGGTGATTCCTACGGAATGACAAGTTTATGGGGAATTTTTATTCTTTTTTTGCCACAAAGAAATTAAGGCACAAAGTTTTTGATTGCTTTTTACAAGAAGATCGGAAAACTGTGTCTTAAAACTGTACCTGAGATTAAACGTCCTTAAATGGAACACGGATTGAACGGATTTGCTACGCAAAACGCGGATTTTTACAGATTTTGACAGCTTCGCTATAATGGATTAAAGCGGATTCATTACTGCTAATTAAGTGCAATATTACTACGCCCAGTCTCCCTCTCCTTTGGAGAGTCCCGAGGCTTCGGGAGGGGTGAGGATTTTTTGCCACAAAGAAGTTAAGGCACAAAGTTTTTGATTACTTTTTACAGGATTGTGTAAAACTGGGACTGAGATTTCTCCTTCGTCCTTTAGATTTGTTTTTAGAAAAAATCAATAAATTTATGATTGAGAAAGGAAGCAAAAGTACACTATTCCTGCGTCAGAGTTAATTACTCATATTTCGATTAAGACTTTAGCTTCCCTTTTCATCAAAGACTCAAATAGAAATTAGGGAACCAGACCCATTATTAAGGAGTTGAGCTTATGATGAATTTCTCAAATCACTTGTTTAACGTTAAAAGCAAAGTTATGAAAAACATTATTATTGGCATTGACATCAGTAAGAAGACTTTAGACATTTGTATCAAAGATGAAAAAGTTTCCTATTTTACTATTGAAAACAAAGTACAGAGTATTAAGCGTTTTTTTAAAATTTATTCTACTAGCTATCCTATTGTAGCTATGGAAAATACGGGTAAATATAATTGGAATTTGTTGCAGGTCTTGGAATCTCACAACTTTAAAGTTTATATCATATCACCCTTACACTTAAAGAAGAGTATGGGCCTTACAAGAGGAAAAAATGACAAGGTTGATGCACTTCGAATTTGTAATTTTATCGAGAAGAACCATCAAGAAATTACACCATGGAAACCTTCATCCTTGACAATCAGAAAAATTAAAGTACTGCTTACAGAAAGAGCAGCAAGAATAAAAATGAGAAAACAATTGACGAGCCAGCAGGATGACTACAAACTGATGAAAGGAATTAATATGGACAAGGAATTGCTGAAATTAAATTTGCAACTTGTTAAGAGTATTGATATTCAAATTAAAAACATAGAAAAAAGTATAGAAGAAGTTATCTCTAGTGAATCAGATTTAAAAAATAATTATCAATTGATGAAGTCTGTTCCTGGTGTAGGTAAAGTGCTCTCGTGGATTATTTTGGCAAAAACGGAAGGGTTTACAACTATAACAGATCCAAGGAAAATGGCCTGTTATAGCGGAGTTGTTCCTTTTGATTTTCAGTCAGGCACATCAATAAAGCGAAGATCCGGAGTGTCAAGGCTTGCTGATAAAACAGTTAAAAGTGTCTTGCATCTAGGAGCGATGAGTGCTATTAGGAATGATAATGACTTAAGAAATTATTATCTTCGAAAAGTAGAAGAAGGTAAAAATAAAATGAGCGTTATAAATGCAGTTAGAAACAAAATAATACATAGGGTTTTTGCAGTAATTAAAAACCAAATTCCTTATCAAAAAAATTTGGTTTTATCATAGAAATCGGAATGACAAGATTGCGGGGTATCCTGCGACTTTTAACAAACGTCAGATAACCGACAACCGATAACTCAAGGTGCCGGATTCGGAATCATTTCTTGTATCGCATCAATTTCTTTTAAAATTTCTTCTGAAAGAACAATTTCATGTGAATCAATGTTTTCTTTTAGTTGTGCTAAGGAAGTGGCTCCAATAATTGTGCTCATCACAAACTGTTGCTGTTGCACAAAAGCCAATGCCATTTGCGTTAATGTTAAGTCGTGACTTTGAGCTAATTCTTGGTATAATTTGGTAGCTTTAGTTGCGTTTTCAGAAGTGTAGCGAGTGAATTGCGGAAACAAATCTATTCGGGAATTGGATTGTGTTCCGTTTAAATGTTTGCCGGATAAAATGCCGAAACCAAGCGGAGAATAAGCCATTAAACCGATATTTTCTCGCATGCAAACTTCGGTCAAACCTACTTCGAACAATCGATTTAATAGTGAATACGGATTTTGAATTGTGGCAATTCGCGGTAAATTATGTTTTTCGCTTTCGCTGATGAATTTCATCACTGCCCACGGAGCTTCGTTAGAAACACCAATGTGCCGAATCTTTCCGGCTTTGATTAATTCATCATAAACAGATAAAACTTCAGCAAAATTTTCTTTCCAATTGGTATCAATTCCGGTCAGCCCCCTCCTCCCAAACATATTCATCACCCGTTCCGGCCAATGCATTTGGTATAAATCAATGTAATCGGTTTGCAGGTTTTTCAAACTTAAATCAACCGCTTCTTTGATGCTTTTTGCGGAGAAATCAAGTGGTTTTCTGATGTATTCCATCCCACGATTGGGCCCGGCTATTTTGGTGGCAATTACTAAATCGTCACGTTTACCTCTTTTGTTTAACCAACTACCAATGAATCGTTCGGTACTTCCTAACGTTTCTTTTCGGGAAGCGATAGGATACATTTCTGCCGTATCAATAAAATTGATTCCGTGAGAAACAGCATAATCCAATTGTTCATGAGCTTCGCTTTCGGAGTTTTGTTCGCCAAAAGTCATCGTTCCTAAACAAATTTTACTGATTTTTAGGGAGGTATTGGGGATTGTGGTGGTTTTCATTTTTATCTTTTGAGGTGCTAAGGTGCTAAGGTTCTAAGGAACTGAGGTAGAAAACCTTAGTGTCTTAGAACCTTTGTCCCTCAGAACCTAATATTACAAATCATTCAACATTTTAGAAATTTCATCCAATTTCGGAGTCAAAATAATTTCGATTCTGCGGTTTTTGGCTTTGTTTTCTGGAGAATCATTTGCCATTAACGGTGCAAATTCACCACGTCCGGCAGCGGTTAAATTTTCTTTTAAAACACCTTTGTTTTCGGCTAAGATGTTCACAATGGCTGTTGCTCTTTTGGTCGATAAATCCCAGTTGTTTTCAATTCCTCCACCAATAGAACCTAAGATTTTATCATTGTCGGTGTGACCTTCAATTAATACGGTGATGTCCGGGTTTTGAGCAAGTACTTTTCCAACCTCAACAACGGCTCTTTTTCCTTCGGTACCAACCGCCCAACTTCCGGTTTGGAATAGTAATTTATTTTCCATGGAAACATAGACTTTTCCGTTTTTTTGTTCCACGGTAAGTCCTTTTCCTTCAAAACTATTTAAGGCTTTGGAAAGTGTTTCTTTCAGTTTTCGCATGCTTTCTTCTTTTGATGAAATCATGTTTTCTAAATCGGTTACCCGTTGCGAACGGTCTTTTAAATCGGCTTGCAATTTATTTAAACGCTCTTGTTCGGCTGCTAATGCTTTTTCTTTGGCATCCAATTGAGCTAATAATTCTCTGTTTTTCTTCATATTGGCTTGCAAGGCTTCATCCGAATTTTTTTCTAATGCAGCGTACGAAGTTTGTAATGTTTTTAAATTATTGGAAGCGGTGGTGTAATCATTTAGTAATTTATCACGTTCGGCTTTTACTTTTGCTAATTCATCTTGGTTTAACTTTAAATCATTTTCTAATTTATTTTTAGTTTTTTCCAAGTCGTGATTTTCATCCGATAATTCACGTTGCTGCTTTTTTAAGGTAGCGTATTTTCCTTCTAATTCATTGAACACTTTTTTGGAAACACATGAAGCAGACAAAGCTGCCACAAGCAGAAGAAATGAAACTTTTTTAATCATTTTGTTATTTATTTGAGGTTTTTGTTAATCAATTTCTACTAAAATCGGACAATGATCCGAATGTTTGGCTTCCGGAAGAATGACCGCTCTTTTTAATCGGTCTCGCATGGGTTCGCTCACCAAATGATAATCAATCCGCCATCCTTTGTTGTTGTTTCGGGCATTCGCACGGTAACTCCACCACGAATAATGATGCGGTTCTTTATTAAAATGACGGAAACTGTCAATGAATCCACTTTTCATAAAACCATCAATCCATTTTCGTTCAGAAGGCAAAAATCCGGAAACAGTGGCATTTCTAATCGGGTCGTGAATATCAATTGCTTCGTGACAAATATTGTAGTCGCCGGCAATAATTAAGTTTGGAATGTCAACTTTCAATGCATTAGTATACATTTGAAAATCATCCATATATTTGAATTTATGATCTAATCGGTCAATATTTGTTCCCGATGGAAGGTATAAACTCATTACAGAAAAATCTTCAAAATCGGCTCTCAGATTTCTACCTTCAAAATCCATTTCGGGAATTCCTGTTCCGAAAACTACATTTTTTGGTTCTGTTTTAGATAAAATGGCAACTCCACTATACCCTTTTTTTTGAGCCGAAAAATAATATTGATAAGGATAGCCCGCTTCGGTAATAGCTTCTGTAGGAATTTGATCCTCAGTAGCTTTAATTTCTTGTAGACAAATAATATCAGGATTTGCCTGTTTGAGCCAATCTAAAAAACCTTTGGTTATGGCAGCACGAATTCCGTTTACATTATAGGAAATAATTCTCATTAAAATTTGTGATAAAGTTTTTCAAAAATAGTTAAAAACCTTGAGTATCAAAACCACAATTCAATATTATAATAAATGTTTAACAACTTACAGTTTTTGTTTATTTTTTTGAATTTGATACTGTCAGAATTACTATATTTGTTACTTTCACCAAAACCACACAAACAATAAATAACGAATGGGGTTAGTTACCGCGAAAGAAGTTGCCAAAGCAATAAATGTTGATAAATATGGTTTCATTGGCACATCCATTGGTTGGTTGCTTATGAAGGTATTGAAGATTTCTACGTTAAACAAAATCTACAATCGAAATAAACATTTATCGGAAGTAACTTTTCTCAATAGCATTTTAGATGAATTTCAGATAAAATTTGAAATTCCCGAAGAAGATTTAAAACGCCTCCCTAAAGAAGGTCCGTATATCACCGTTTCCAATCATCCGCTGGGTGGAATTGACGGTATTTTATTGTTGAAATTAATGTTGGAACGTGAACCCAATTTTAAAATTATAGCTAATTTTTTGTTGCACAGAATCGAACCGATGAAACCGTATATTATGCCGGTGAATCCGTTTGAAAATCATAAAGATGCCAAATCCAGTGTGGTCGGAATCAAAGAAACGCTCCGTCACTTGAGCGATGGAAAACCATTGGGAATGTTTCCTGCCGGAGAAGTTTCAACGTATAAAGATGGTGTTTTAGTAGTGGATAAACCGTGGGAAGAAGGAGCAATTAAAGTAATCCGAAAAGCTCAAGTTCCGGTTGTTCCGATTTATTTTCACGCAAAAAACAGTCGGTTATTTTACTTCTTATCGAGTTTGAATGATACGTTTCGAACAGCAAAATTACCTTCGGAATTATTAACTCAGAAGAAACGTGTAATTAAAGTTCGAATCGGAAAACCAATTTCAGTAGCTGAACAAAATGAATACGAAAGTATTGAATCGTATTCAGAATTTCTCAGAAAAAAGACGTACATGCTTGCCAATGCATTTGAAAAGGGCAATAAATTGTTAGCAGCACCAAGCTTGAAATTCCCAAAAAGCCCGAAAGAAATTGCCAAACCTGCCAATCAGGATAAAATTTTGGAAGAGATGGCTGTTATCAAAAGCATTAGCGAATGTCGATTATTACAAAGTAAAAATTACCAAGTTTATTTGGTTACGGCCGATCAAATTCCGAATATTTTGCACGAAATTGGTCGATTACGTGAAATTACGTTTAGAGCAATCGGCGAAGGCACAAATGAATCACTCGATTTAGATCAATACGACAAATACTATCATCACATGTTTTTGTGGGATGATGAAGCTCAAATGATTGCGGGAGCTTACCGAATGGGATTTGGTTCAAAGATTTATACAAAATACGGTATTGATGGATTTTATCTACATGAGTTGTTCCGTTTTGAACCCGAGTTATATGATATGATGAGCAAATCCATCGAAATGGGTCGGGCATTCATTATTGAAGAATACCAGCAAAAACCAATGCCTTTATTTTTGTTATGGAAAGGAATTGTGCACACCACGCTACGTTATCCGGAACACAAATTTTTAATCGGCGGCGTGAGCATCAGTAATCAATTTTCAGATTTCTCCAAATCATTGATGATTGAGTTTATGAAATCGCATTATTATGATCCATATATTGCTCAATACATTCATCCGAAAAAGGAATATAAAGTGAAACTGAAAGATGCAGACAAAGACTTTGTATTTAATGAAACGGAAGCCGATTTGAACAAATTTGACAAAATTATTGACGAAGTTGAACCCGGCAATTTGCGTTTACCGGTTTTAATTAAGAAGTACATCAAACAGAATGCTCGTGTGGTTGCATTTAATGTCGATCCGCTTTTTAACAATGCGGTCGACGGATTAATGTATATTCGGATTTCTGATATTCCGGAAAGCACCGTTAAACCGGTGATGGAAGAATTCCAAGCCGAGTTGGAGAAAAAAGATAAAGGTTAAAAAAGAAAAAGTCCCTAAGGGACTTTTTTTATGCCTAAAACCAAGGTCTTTTGTTTAGCTGATAAGTAGTATAAAATTCTTCGTCTGATTTAGTTAGGTAAATAATTCCTTCTATCAAACCTATTAATCCCGGAATCCAAATAATGAAAACGCCTACTAACAAACAAATTGTGGCATAACCAACAATTGAAATAGACAATAAAATTATTCCTTCCTGATTATATCCAAGAATAAATTTGTGAACGCCCAGCGAACCTAATAAAATAGCTAGAATACCGGCCAATATCTTTTTATTCTCTTGTCTTGGTAAATCATGATTTGGTTTATTCCAGTCTTCTGTAGGTCGAGTTGTCTCCATAAAATTTGATTGATTAAGTTGAAAAATGATTATAAAAATATAAAAATTATTGAAATGCTTTATCAATTGGTTCCCAAAGTTCAATTTTATTTCCTTCGGGGTCCAAAATCCATCCAAACTTTCCATAATCATAAGTCTCCATATCTCCCACAATTGTTACACCTTCCTGCTTTAATTTTTCTAAAAGCAGTTCTAAATTTTCTACACGGAAATTTTGCATAAATTGTTTTTCGGATGGAGAAAAATAGGTGATATCTTCCGCAAACGGCGACCATTGCGTGGAACAATCATTACCATCTTTGTCTTTCCACCAAAAAGTGGAGCCGTATTGATCGGTTTTTAGACCTAAATATTTACCATACCATTCCACTAATTTTTTAGAATCATTTGATTTAAAAAAGAATCCCCCAATTCCGGTTACTCTTTTTATTTCAGCGATTTCTTCTGTTGGAAAATAAATGGTTTTGATTTTATCGACGATAACTTGAGCTAATTTTTGATGACTTTCAAACGTCCAACCGGCAATGTGTGGTGAAAGCAAAACGTTTTCTGCTTCTAAAAGATAGGTAAAAGCTTCCGGTTTTTCGCCTTCGAATAATTTTTCGAAAGAGAGTTTTTCGTATTCCAACACATCTAATCCGGCACCAAGAATTTTTCCGGATTCGAGTGCTTTCACTACATCGGCTGTCACAACTGCTCTTCCTCGGGCGGTATTGATGAACCAAAATGGTTTGGCAAATGCGTTTATGAATTGTTCATTAACCATTTTATCGGTTTCAGGTGTCCATGGAATATGAAGCGACAGCACATCTGCTTTTTGTTGTAATTCTTCTAATGAAACTTGTTTGGCATTTTGATTGCCAACAAAAGGTAAAATGTCATAACATAAAACTTCAACATCAAAACCACGCAGTTTTTTGGCAAATGCTTTTCCCATATTTCCATACCCGATGATGCCGACTGTTTTTCCATCCAATTCATAACCACGATGACCTTCACGGAGCCAATTTCCATTTTTTACGGAGTGATTGGCTTGGTTTAATTTGTTCATCAGCGAAAGTAACATTCCCAATGCGTGTTCGCCCACCGCATTTCGGTTGCCTTCGGGAGCGGCGATGAGGTGAATGTTTCTTGAAATGGCATAGTCACAGTCAATGCTTTCTAAACCGGCACCAACTCGAGCGATAAATTGTAAATTGATGGCTTTATCTAAAAAAGTTTTGTCAATTTTAAATCGGCTACGAATCACGATTCCTTGATAATCCTGAATTTTAGCTTCAATTTCTTCTTTGGATGAAGTAAAATCCTGATGATTTTCAAAACCCATTGCTTCCAATTGCTCCCACAAAAGAGGATGATTGGAATCGAGGTGTAGGATTTTTATTTTTTTTTTGTTCAATTTAATAATTTATTTAAGATAAATTTCATCTCTAACGTATGAATTATTTAGCCAAAAGCAATATTTTGTCTATTCCTTCATGTTTGCAAACTTATCTTCTTTTGGTAAAGAATATGTATCTACAGTATTTTTTGCTAAGCGAAATATTTTTATAGTTATCTCAGCTTTTTCAAACCAACCAACTATTTTATCCGAAAAAACCCAATTATAGCCTATGTCAAATTTACATAAAA
Coding sequences within it:
- a CDS encoding VOC family protein → MEWYGKYLGLKTDQYGSTFWWKDKDGNDCSTQWSPFAEDITYFSPSEKQFMQNFRVENLELLLEKLKQEGVTIVGDMETYDYGKFGWILDPEGNKIELWEPIDKAFQ